CCTTAGAAATAAAAGATAAAGAGATAACCATTAAGCCTTTAATCCCATCCCAATCAGAGCTCCTTCAATCATACCCCAATCCCGCAAAGGATGCCTGCTATATCCCATTCAAGCTTTCCAAAGATTCAAATGTTTCTCTTGAAATCTATAACATCTTAGGACAAAGGGTAAGGACAATAGAGCTAGGACAAAAACCTAAAGGCTCATATACCCAAAAGAATAGGGCAATATTCTTTGACCTAAAAAATAATGCTGGACAAAACCTTTCTTCTGGATTATACTTTTATAAAATAAAGGCAGGGAATTTTTCTGCCATAAAATCTATGGTTGTAAAATAAAACAAACAATCGGGAGGGAAAGATGGGTAAAATGAGAAGATTTTTGGGAAAAATAAGGCTTGAGGAGCTTGTTCTCTTTGTGCCACTTGTCTTAAGCATAAGCTTTATTCTCATAAAGTGCTTTTTGTTTGCCCAGCCAGTGGGCTGGGGGTATAAGGTAAAGATAAGGATAAATAACCCAGGTCCAGCCAGGACAGATTATCCGGTGCGTATTGAGGTTCCTACCACGCCATATATAGATTCAGGAAGGATGAACTCTGACCTAGGGGATATAAGGTTCTACCAGGGAAGCAACAACCTTCCCTTCTGGATCTATCCCACTGAGGGGATGAACCGAAATTCGTATTCCTTGCCAGTCTATGTAAGAATAAAAACACTGAATAGCGGAGACAATTTTATCTATATGTATTTTGATAAAAGCAAGGGTGCAGATTCTTCCCCTACCCCTCCCGGAGGGACCTCCTACCTCTGTGAGGATTTAGGACCAAATGTTAATTGGAATACTTGTGCCCCTGCCTGTTTAGACCCAAACCGGCCAAGCAATTTTCCCTTTTCGGGAAAAAGCGCAGGGGCTTCTGTCTTCTCTATCTTTGCCTTTGACCCAAGGGATACCGATACCTTTAATACCGATGGAACCGGCTGGATGACCACGGAAGCAAGAAGAATAAGCAAAACAAGGCTTTCCAATGCCTTTATCTTACATTTTGAAACCCACTTTTGTTTAGGCAATGAGGTTATGGCATATTTTCTTCTTCAGGGAAATAATGCTTCACAACTAGACTCAACCAATGGCTATCGACTTTATATTGATTATGACACTAATGTTGAGGACAATTACCATTGGAGTAGGGGAAGGTATTATCTAAGGCTATACCGAAGAACAACTGCTGCGGGATGGCAGGAAGTAACCAATTCTAATATGTACATCTACAACAACACAATCTGGCAGTGGGATATAAAGGTATCCACCAGCACAATTAGGGTTCTCTCAAATGGAAGCGAGGTTTTAGCTTATAATAGAGGAGGTGATGGTGGTGCTAACTTCAAGGGAGGCTATATTGGGTTTAAGAGGTATCCCATAACTGGGGCAGAATGTGGACAGAATACGACCGATGGCCTATCCCCGATTGCGGCAGTTGATCGATATAATGAGCATGAGCCAGAGGTTGAAATAATAGGAAACCCTGATTTAGAGGTAAAAAAGGTAAGGCCTAGCCCAGGAACTTCTTATCACGGAAGGAACATTATTGAATACCCGGCAGGAACACAGAGGGAAGATGGATATATCGATGGCGATACATTTGAGAAATACATTTACCGCGCATATAAGATGGCAGGAAAAAACCAGCAATTTGAATATTGGGTAAACATATGGAACAGGGGTAGTGCAGAAGATACATTTAATCTTAAAGTAGAGCCAAAAGGAGGGATGAAAGAATGGTTTATTGCCTATAAATATGGAAGTAATGAGTGGCAAGAAAACCTCCCTGGCATAGGCTCAAATACACTTGGCTCGATAACCATTTCGGGTGGTGGGTCCTGGGAGCTTGGAATTCTTGTCGTCCCAGCCGCCGATGTTTTATTTAAGGGAGGAAGGTTTGATTTTACCTTTATCGTGGAGGGAGGGATGGATATGTGCCTTGATACTTGTAGGTTTGTCTCCTATGTTAGGCCAAAGTTTAACTGCTATTGGAAGTATAAAATGCCCATTTTGATAAAGTATCAAGACACCTATGATACAGGAACCCTCACCGATTATCAGGTTCTTATAAATATCCCCAAGAATAAGCTTGAAGGTGTAGGACCTACAGGCGCGGATATCCTTTTTAGCGACGAGGAGGGTGGCCTTATTCCCTTCTGGATGAAGTCATTTGATTATAATAATAAAAAGGGCTCATTCTGGGTGAATGTTCCAAAGATAAAGGCAAATCCTATGATTCCAGGAAAAAGCCCCTTTGATTTTGCTGTGTTTTCCGACCTCTGCCAGTGCTATATTGGTGGGGGTGCTGGCCCTGTGGTCAACGATGGCTCTGTTCATTCAAATTCCTGTGCGATAATTAATAATTGTGCTCATACGATAGTTGAATCAGGCTATATAAATGATTCAGAAAGAACCGGTTGTGGTGGTGATGATTGCCCTAATGGAAGTTCAAACCCAGCCTATTCTGGCGATATCCCATTTCCCGAGCTAGACCTTGCTTATTATAGAAATTTGGCACAACAGCAGGAAAGATACTACACATCCTGCTCTGAAGTCTCTCTTCCTACTAATGGTGGGGTTACCATGGTAGAGGCATCAGGCTGCACAGTAAGCTTTTCAGGAAATCAAACGGGAAAGGGAAGCCTGATAATAATTGGAGCAAACCTTGAATTTAAAGGAAATGTTGACTTTAAAGGCCTTGTCTATGTATGGGGAGGGAATTTTTCAATGTCTGGGAATGCAAAGGTTACTGGACAGATAATTGTAAGTGGACAGGTAGACATAAATGGAACAGATCGGGTCTATTATCAAAAGCAGTTTCCGGTATGCTCTAATTGCCCAGCAGGTCCACCTGCTCCCGCAGCAACCGCAACCACAACCATATATTGCTGGTGGGGAAATGTAGATTATCCTATCTCAAGGAGCAATATAAAGGAGACATTTGACCTCTGGGAGGATTGGGAGGAGAGAACCCTTAATGACCAGGTGGGTGATTGTCCAAATATTACATCCAGCTGTAGTCCAGATTCCGGGGGATGGCAAAATATCCCCACCCCAGCCAATAACTATAACTGGTGGAAGATAAGGGATAATACGGGTGCAAATAGGGCAATTGACAAGAGGGTTATGATGGCAGATAAGGGTTCTACTTTTAAATCAAGCGATATTGGCCCATTTGTTACCGGAGGCGATATCAGGTGGAAGAACTATGAGGTTATTTATTCATCCTATGATGAATACAATAACTATGGCGGTGATGCAAACCGGGCAAACCCTCAATATAACCCGGTCTGCCATAGGGACCCTGGAAATACCTGGGGAATGGAGTTTTTTGCCACCCAAGGGGGTTTATTTATCTTCCGTCCCTTTGGTGATGGAAGGGATTGGACCTGGCAATATCAGTCTAATGCAGGAAAAATCCTTGGCGATTCTACATATCCGATGTTTAAGAAAAGATACTGGATAAAGGTAAGGCCATTCTATAATAATATTGATAAAAAGACATATCTTATGCTTCTGATTAGAAAAGAACCTGCGCCTGCTGATATAGATTCTGATAGCGGTTTTCTCCCTGTAACCGAGCGTTTTGACCAAATGCCCCCGGGGTTTATCGCACCAAGTGCCTATGCCGCACAAGGTGGAGCAATCGGCTTTGGTGGCTGGAATGGTGGCTTTTCTTATGACAATATCAGGGTTAGGAAATTTGTTTATCCTGAGCCAAGCTATGAAATAGGAGAGGGGGAAACATTGGCATATAAACCCATTAAGAGCCTATCATTTCCAAATTTAACCCCACCTTTGATGAATAACAGACCCTGCCTGGTTATAGGAACAATAGAGCCCTGGAAATGGTGGGGAAACCTCTATAGCTATTATGGAGATTGCTATTTAGGCGGGGAGTGCGAAGAGGGTGAAAGCAGAGAGATCTTAGCCTCAATAAGCCTCTGGGGAGATACCCAAACACAAGTATTAAAGGGCTTTGGCGACCATCTAAAGGAGGCGCAAGTAGGGGATAACAACCCATCATTTGCAGCTTTTCTTCCCCTGCCAGATAATGGGGGAGATTGGTGGAAAACACAGGGAAGGGTTATCTTTACGGCAAACACAAGCACCGACCAGGCCTTTATCCCCTTTGACATTTCAAACAAAAACCAATTTAAACAATACCTGGGAGTTCCTGATCATGAAGTAGATGACCTGATAAGGTTTGTGCGGGGGAAATATATAAACAGGTATAAAAGATCAGAACTTAGGGTATATAATAGATATATCCTTGGTTCAACTGC
The bacterium genome window above contains:
- a CDS encoding T9SS type A sorting domain-containing protein, translated to LEIKDKEITIKPLIPSQSELLQSYPNPAKDACYIPFKLSKDSNVSLEIYNILGQRVRTIELGQKPKGSYTQKNRAIFFDLKNNAGQNLSSGLYFYKIKAGNFSAIKSMVVK
- a CDS encoding PilC/PilY family type IV pilus protein — its product is MGKMRRFLGKIRLEELVLFVPLVLSISFILIKCFLFAQPVGWGYKVKIRINNPGPARTDYPVRIEVPTTPYIDSGRMNSDLGDIRFYQGSNNLPFWIYPTEGMNRNSYSLPVYVRIKTLNSGDNFIYMYFDKSKGADSSPTPPGGTSYLCEDLGPNVNWNTCAPACLDPNRPSNFPFSGKSAGASVFSIFAFDPRDTDTFNTDGTGWMTTEARRISKTRLSNAFILHFETHFCLGNEVMAYFLLQGNNASQLDSTNGYRLYIDYDTNVEDNYHWSRGRYYLRLYRRTTAAGWQEVTNSNMYIYNNTIWQWDIKVSTSTIRVLSNGSEVLAYNRGGDGGANFKGGYIGFKRYPITGAECGQNTTDGLSPIAAVDRYNEHEPEVEIIGNPDLEVKKVRPSPGTSYHGRNIIEYPAGTQREDGYIDGDTFEKYIYRAYKMAGKNQQFEYWVNIWNRGSAEDTFNLKVEPKGGMKEWFIAYKYGSNEWQENLPGIGSNTLGSITISGGGSWELGILVVPAADVLFKGGRFDFTFIVEGGMDMCLDTCRFVSYVRPKFNCYWKYKMPILIKYQDTYDTGTLTDYQVLINIPKNKLEGVGPTGADILFSDEEGGLIPFWMKSFDYNNKKGSFWVNVPKIKANPMIPGKSPFDFAVFSDLCQCYIGGGAGPVVNDGSVHSNSCAIINNCAHTIVESGYINDSERTGCGGDDCPNGSSNPAYSGDIPFPELDLAYYRNLAQQQERYYTSCSEVSLPTNGGVTMVEASGCTVSFSGNQTGKGSLIIIGANLEFKGNVDFKGLVYVWGGNFSMSGNAKVTGQIIVSGQVDINGTDRVYYQKQFPVCSNCPAGPPAPAATATTTIYCWWGNVDYPISRSNIKETFDLWEDWEERTLNDQVGDCPNITSSCSPDSGGWQNIPTPANNYNWWKIRDNTGANRAIDKRVMMADKGSTFKSSDIGPFVTGGDIRWKNYEVIYSSYDEYNNYGGDANRANPQYNPVCHRDPGNTWGMEFFATQGGLFIFRPFGDGRDWTWQYQSNAGKILGDSTYPMFKKRYWIKVRPFYNNIDKKTYLMLLIRKEPAPADIDSDSGFLPVTERFDQMPPGFIAPSAYAAQGGAIGFGGWNGGFSYDNIRVRKFVYPEPSYEIGEGETLAYKPIKSLSFPNLTPPLMNNRPCLVIGTIEPWKWWGNLYSYYGDCYLGGECEEGESREILASISLWGDTQTQVLKGFGDHLKEAQVGDNNPSFAAFLPLPDNGGDWWKTQGRVIFTANTSTDQAFIPFDISNKNQFKQYLGVPDHEVDDLIRFVRGKYINRYKRSELRVYNRYILGSTADTNQWKLGDIIHSNPLAVGLPVLYYPDQEYTKFSKENSTRTLVVYFGSNDGVFHCVRMAKWTKGVVTERGTFSMYTSDTSARELWSFIPNGLLGKLKDTTEKDHKYTADGLLRAIDFWDNQEKKYKTLLVGVLRTGGQSIFAIDITDPYYPKLLWEKNNLTNPEEFERIGETFSAPALGMLEEGLDKNNRWVGIFGSGLHPNGIRNIADKCAYLTVINLKDGSIIKQIRVSEKVGNITSDLSCMRGRDGELKRISFGDYFGCVFRIDLRTEGLVSSFLSKGELSEGSDLFFKPADYNSSNLWTGSPPERPVPTMPVFGNVDVSQFPADWWCWLYFPTGDYDVYDENYPHQRVYALDEKKPLPYNDIIGLTNMTDSSKSNPNNNSYYIELGHDDPKDYATTGATSPKDRNERCISPVEVFNFILFFTTFTPNSNICEGGLTRFYAVRFTSGEVYQDLIGAVAGKEDVRSVAYPDVGVPSTTMIYPGGEASGPSGGIMNTGTGEIMQVPLSSIFPPVDIRLWREVR